A window of the Hordeum vulgare subsp. vulgare chromosome 5H, MorexV3_pseudomolecules_assembly, whole genome shotgun sequence genome harbors these coding sequences:
- the LOC123399587 gene encoding pentatricopeptide repeat-containing protein At2g35030, mitochondrial-like: MILGRVLQLLRRRPLLQTTFLRHHGALANHPNQSASHPAHHAPRSTRAVFDGTPHEDAVAYANLIDLHLRCGDLPRAEALFHAAPTAARGLRLDTAMLDGYFKAGRVDHARRLFDGMPVKSVGAWTRVVSGYCRARRVDEARRLFDAMPVRDVVSWTAMLQGYARIGMMREARGLFDAMPARDFVSWTVMLQGYARRGMLREAREVFDQMPERNVVTWTVMVKAYADQGHFQEAMELFNKMPQRNLHSWNIMISGFLRAGNVDEAVRLFERMPDRNAVSWTTMVTGLAQNGRVSMAREFFDGMPENRDTAAWNAMITAYANDGQMNEAQRLFDSIPAKDLVSWNAIIHGYAKNKHKGEVMGLFLLMLRSAVSPDRTTLISVLVTSESTVEVGQIHGLATTRGLLSDTSLGNALLTMYSRSGDLHSAWQVFKMIQEKDPITWTSMMRAFANHGRASYALQAFAQMLQHGYKPSSTTFIAALSACSHAGLVDKGRASRAHCPPSVQRGMLYEQWWGKLFQSLTAPLVQVREATTSFWSTCLGRVGCGRR, from the coding sequence ATGATCCTTGGCCGCGTCCTCCAGCTGCTTCGCCGGCGGCCGCTCCTCCAGACCACATTCCTCCGCCACCACGGCGCCCTGGCAAACCATCCCAACCAGAGCGCATCCCATCCCGCCCACCACGCCCCCCGCTCTACCCGCGCGGTGTTCGACGGAACGCCGCACGAGGACGCCGTCGCCTACGCCAACCTGATCGACCTCCACCTGAGGTGCGGCGACCTCCCGCGCGCGGAGGCGCTCTTCCACGCAGCGCCCACGGCCGCGCGCGGCCTCCGTCTGGACACGGCGATGCTCGACGGGTACTTCAAGGCCGGCCGCGTCGACCACGCCCGCAGGCTGTTCGACGGAATGCCGGTCAAGAGCGTCGGCGCGTGGACCCGCGTGGTGTCCGGGTACTGCCGCGCCAGGCGCGTCGACGAGGCGCGCCGGCTGTTCGATGCGATGCCGGTCCGCGACGTTGTCTCGTGGACGGCGATGCTGCAGGGGTACGCGCGCATCGGGATGATGAGGGAGGCGCGCGGGCTGTTCGACGCGATGCCGGCCCGCGACTTCGTCTCGTGGACGGTGATGTTGCAGGGGTACGCGCGAAGAGGGATGCTGAGGGAGGCGAGGGAGGTGTTTGACCAGATGCCGGAGAGGAACGTGGTCACCTGGACGGTCATGGTCAAGGCCTATGCCGACCAAGGCCACTTTCAGGAGGCCATGGAACTGTTCAACAAGATGCCTCAGAGGAACCTGCATTCCTGGAACATAATGATCTCTGGTTTCCTCCGTGCTGGGAACGTGGACGAGGCGGTCCGGCTGTTCGAGAGGATGCCAGATAGGAATGCTGTTTCTTGGACCACGATGGTCACAGGCTTAGCGCAGAACGGCCGCGTTTCGATGGCGAGAGAATTCTTTGATGGAATGCCGGAAAACAGGGACACCGCGGCATGGAATGCGATGATTACTGCTTATGCCAACGATGGCCAGATGAACGAGGCTCAGAGATTGTTCGATTCTATCCCCGCAAAGGACCTGGTGAGCTGGAATGCCATAATCCATGGCTATGCCAAAAACAAGCACAAGGGCGAAGTCATGGGTTTATTTCTTCTCATGCTCCGGTCAGCAGTATCCCCTGACAGAACTACATTGATCAGTGTCTTGGTTACATCCGAGAGCACAGTTGAAGTTGGGCAAATCCATGGCTTGGCTACCACGCGAGGTCTCCTGTCAGACACCTCCTTAGGAAACGCTCTGCTCACCATGTATTCAAGGAGCGGTGACCTGCACTCTGCCTGGCAAGTTTTCAAGATGATACAAGAGAAGGATCCCATCACATGGACATCGATGATGCGGGCCTTCGCCAACCATGGACGTGCCTCCTACGCGCTGCAGGCCTTTGCTCAGATGTTGCAACATGGATACAAGCCCAGCTCGACCACCTTCATCGCCGCGCTATCAGCCTGCAGCCACGCCGGACTCGTCGACAAAGGTCGTGCCTCCAGGGCGCATTGCCCACCAAGCGTCCAACGTGGGATGCTTTATGAACAATGGTGGGGGAAGCTCTTCCAAAGTCTGACGGCCCCTCTGGTTCAGGTCCGGGAGGCTACTACATCGTTCTGGTCAACGTGTTTGGGTCGTGTGGGATGTGGGAGGAGATAG
- the LOC123399588 gene encoding pentatricopeptide repeat-containing protein At2g35030, mitochondrial-like, with protein sequence MPPAFLRRLRRRRLLLRHSPHIVFLRLHGASENRADHSPRTPADDQARAVLDERPHLDAVAYAATVDLRPRPHDLPRAVPASARGPHLDTFMLDGHVKAGRVDRARSLFDGMTVKSVAAWTCVLSGYCRAGRVEEGRALFDAMPARNVVSWTTMLQGYARSGMLREARELFDRMPERNVVTWTVMVKAYADHGHFQEAMELFDRMPQRNPYSWTAMISGFLRAGKVDEAVRLFERMPDRNVVSWTTMVTGLAQSGRVSMAREFFDRMPKDKDIVAWNAMVTACANDGQMNEAQRLFDSMPAKNLVSWNALIHGYAKGDRKDEVIGLFLLMLRSAVSPDITTLISVLVTSNSIVEVGQIHGFATTRGLLSDTSLGNALLTMYSRSGDLCSAWQAFKMLQEKDSITWTSMMQAFANHGRASYALQAFAQMLRHGYKPSSTTFTAVLSACSHAGFVKKGRSIFVSIRQAYGLDPTIEHHTCLVDILGRAGHVREAMEVVAAMPPKMRDDAVLRTLLGACMMHNEVDAAREVGEALAKSDSSFGSESEGYYKVLANVFASGGMWEEMAGVWKAMKGSNVRKTPGVSQIAVDVTTHTFFSRDQMHPQCAEIYEMLDDTLVPQMMKTDLPTETVLISSHTQCFDT encoded by the exons ATGCCCCCCGCCTTTCTCCgccggctccggcgccggcggctGCTCCTCCGCCACTCGCCCCACATCGTCTTTCTCCGTCTCCATGGCGCCTCGGAAAACCGCGCCGACCACTCTCCACGAACCCCCGCCGATGACCAGGCACGCGCGGTGCTCGACGAACGGCCGCACCTGGACGCCGTCGCCTACGCCGCCACGGTCGACCTCCGCCCGAGGCCCCACGACCTCCCGCGCGCGGTGCCTGCGTCCGCCCGCGGCCCCCATCTGGACACCTTCATGCTCGACGGGCACGTCAAGGCCGGCCGCGTCGACCGCGCCCGCAGTCTGTTCGACGGAATGACGGTCAAAAGCGTGGCCGCCTGGACCTGCGTGCTGTCCGGATACTGCCGCGCCGGGCGCGTCGAAGAGGGGCGCGCCCTGTTCGATGCGATGCCGGCCCGCAACGTCGTCTCGTGGACGACGATGTTGCAGGGGTACGCGCGCAGCGGAATGCTGAGGGAGGCGAGGGAGCTGTTCGACCGGATGCCGGAGAGGAACGTGGTCACCTGGACGGTCATGGTGAAGGCCTATGCCGACCACGGTCACTTCCAGGAAGCCATGGAGCTGTTCGACAGGATGCCCCAGAGGAACCCGTATTCTTGGACCGCCATGATCTCTGGTTTCCTCCGTGCCGGGAAAGTGGACGAGGCGGTCCGGCTGTTCGAGAGGATGCCGGATAGGAACGTGGTTTCTTGGACCACGATGGTCACTGGCTTAGCGCAGAGCGGCCGCGTTTCGATGGCGAGAGAGTTCTTCGACAGAATGCCGAAAGACAAGGACATCGTGGCATGGAATGCCATGGTGACTGCTTGTGCCAACGACGGCCAGATGAACGAGGCTCAGAGATTGTTTGATTCTATGCCTGCAAAGAACCTGGTGAGCTGGAATGCCCTAATCCATGGCTATGCCAAGGGCGACCGTAAGGACGAAGTAATCGGTTTATTCCTTCTCATGCTCCGGTCAGCAGTATCTCCTGACATCACCACATTGATCAGTGTCTTGGTTACATCCAACAGCATAGTTGAAGTTGGGCAAATCCATGGCTTCGCTACCACACGAGGTCTCCTGTCAGACACCTCCTTAGGAAACGCTCTGCTCACAATGTACTCAAGGAGTGGCGACCTGTGCTCTGCCTGGCAAGCTTTCAAGATGTTACAAGAGAAGGATTCTATCACATGGACATCGATGATGCAAGCCTTCGCCAACCATGGACGTGCCTCCTACGCGCTGCAGGCATTTGCTCAGATGCTGCGACATGGATATAAGCCCAGCTCGACCACCTTCACCGCTGTGCTGTCAGCCTGCAGCCATGCCGGTTTTGTCAAGAAAGGCCGGTCAATCTTCGTATCAATTCGCCAAGCCTATGGGCTTGACCCGACAATCGAGCACCACACCTGCCTCGTTGACATCCTCGGCCGTGCAGGGCATGTGAGGGAAGCAATGGAGGTCGTCGCTGCCATGCCACCGAAAATGCGCGACGACGCTGTCCTGAGGACGCTGCTGGGGGCCTGCATGATGCATAATGAGGTTGATGCAGCAAGGGAAGTGGGGGAGGCTCTTGCCAAGTCTGACAGCTCCTTTGGTTCAGAGTCAGAGGGCTACTACAAGGTTCTGGCCAATGTGTTTGCATCAGGCGGGATGTGGGAGGAGATGGCAGGTGTGTGGAAGGCTATGAAGGGGAGCAATGTGAGGAAGACACCCGGGGTTAGCCAGATCGCCGTGGACGTGACGACCCACACGTTCTTCTCCAGGGATCAGATGCATCCGCAATGTGCAGAGATATATGAGATGCTGGACGACACGCTTGTCCCCCAGATGATGAAGACGGATCTACCAACTGAAACAGT GCTCATTTCATCCCACACACAATGCTTTGACACATAA